The Chelonia mydas isolate rCheMyd1 chromosome 1, rCheMyd1.pri.v2, whole genome shotgun sequence nucleotide sequence atattcttcctcttcttcatctTCTCTGATCAGATTTGCATGTTTTGCTTTTGTCTTTGATTTTTTCTTGCTTGGAAGTTTGCTGCTTAATATGAAACAGCTGTTCtcctaagtcaatggaagataaAACTGATCAGAATAAAAGCCAATTATAAAGACAAGGTTTGAAGTGGGATTTTGCCAGTAATTTTTGGAGATACAGAACAGTATTTCCCCAGAACTACCCATGAGTAATTCTCATAACTGTATTCCTCAATTTAGGATTGTTTGCCACCCCAAACAAGACAAAaccatgaattttcaaataaaaatttttttttaaatcgagaAGCAGGGTCAGAGATGGCATATATAATAGTTCATAGATATAGTCTAATTctaggaacaaatatttaatccaAAAAATACTTTAGTTTTGCTTGATtgttcttttgtttcatttgctttaaAATGCTACACAGGGTAGTGAAGTTAACGAAGGTTTACTCACAACTATTGTGGCACCAAATTCTTCTTGATCAGGATCCAAGTTGTGGTCAtcttcactgaaataaaaatggtCCAGAGTTTGGTTAGGTTTATGTAATAGCACAAAATATGAAGACTACAAGTAGTCTGATTTTTACCTCCACCAAATCTTGAGTTTCTCTTGGCCTCAATGCTACTACTTGTACCTACATGAGGATGCCACTCCTGCACAAGTCTGATCTCAAGTGACACCtcccaaaacaattaaaaactaGGTAGGACAAGCTTTCAATGATATTACAAAGAAGAGGATAATTGGGAAGGAAGAGGTAGAGCGAAGGCCTTCAGAGTAGATATGAGAAAGTGGACAGGGCAGCCATGAAGAAAAGCCAACTGGTACACTGAGGAGATAAAGAGGACAGGTCTGTAttaggaaaaagaagagaaagccAAATAACACTGCTTTTACAGCCAAACATGGGCCAAAAGAGGTGAGGTGAGGGGATAAGGTTCGCCTGATATTACATCTGTGGGTGAACCACAGCTGAGCAACATGTGCAAGGAATAGTTGTAACCTTTACCCAAGAATCTTTAACATGCATAGTCTGACTGCTCCCTGGTTCTTATTTTGAGCAGGGTAATCTGTCTGCAAAAAATTTTCTACTCTTCAGCTTTCCACTTctctaaatgacaggtttcagagtagcagccgtgttagtctgtatttgcaaaaagaaaaggagtacttgtggcaccttagagactaaccaatttcatgagctacagcttctgctcaaataaatttgttagtctctaaggtgccacaagtactcctttacttctCTTAATGGAATTTTCTCTGAAAATGTAGTCAGAGGCACAACCATTACACATGGTATACTTCTACACATTAGAGACCGAGGCAAATCATCCTGCAGCCTTTATTCGCAGATCTAGGCCTCCCTCCAGTCAACTACACTACCACCGTCACCAAGGGCAGAAGGATTGGGTTCTTATTCTTAAGAAGTTTTTCCAATCTTCAGCCACTGTAAATTACCTTGTCACTTAAAGGAACATGCCAACTTGAAACATACTCCATTTGAGAAGTGAGTTAAGAGATATTATTGATCCCCAAGCATCCTTGCTAATTGTTATGATTTTACATCTTCCCCTCATGGCTGTGTGAAACACCCATGTAAATGGGGGGAAATGACAGACCATATAGGAGAGAACAACAAAACTTTACAGAATACACTTTCTAATACCTAGTCAGTTACATTAAGTCTCTGATCTTTCAGCTACAGAAAGCTCAGCTATTATTTGTAATAAGTGTAGACAAGTTTCAGACAAGCATGATTTTAAGTTGACTATTTCCCATTCCACTCAGGTTACTGAATCAAACAaaatgcaaggggaaaaaaaagaaaaaaaaattaaaagacaaaacagTCCTCAGATTTGACAGGTTACACTCCATGAAATCCCAATCCAATCCCTATGCCACAAGATGCcaaggcttttttgttttttgtttttttttgaactGGGGCTGGATCTTATGGCTTCCCTCACAAAGTGATACTACATGAAACTAAGGTGTGAACAGTTTCTCAAAACAAGTACTTTTAGTAATTCCCAATCCAGATTTAAACTCTATTAAATCTAAAATTACCAAAGTTTAAGTTCATAGATCAAGTCTGATAGAAACATGCACACAGTGGATGATGGTCTCACACTACAGTGAGACTTAGAAAACCTGAGTTGAATGCCCAGGTCTGCCACAAGCTTTCTGTGAGACCTTGAGAAACTAGTTTGCTCTGATTCCTCAATTCCCGATCTGTATGGGGATATacttccctgcctcaaagagataGGAAATAGATAGAAGCCAGTTAAGGAAATAGATGAaaagtttttggggttttttttttggaaattatAACAAAGTATTTAAGCGTGAACTTACTTTGTCTCCTGAATAGGAGAAATGGGTCCTTCATCATCTAAGTATTTGTGTTTCCGCATCGCCATACATTCATTTTCTAAATCCTCACTAGCATTCAggttttttaaagcctttttgaGATGTTCTTCATACTTGAGCATCTTAATGTATTGGAAATATCCCTTTAAAGCTGCTTGCTAAGAAAAAGATTTCTTGTTACATTATGCAAGACCTTGAAAATCAACGTCATTAAGACAGACTGACTTCTAATACCAAACATAGACCCTTCagcttacatttaaaatatgctATACAGCAAATCAGTTTCAAGCATTTAGTACTAACTGATAAATTATGTATGCAGATTACTTGACAGCAATCTCATCTATAATGTTGTACTGAAAGTGTGAATTTAATTCACTGTACTCTGTGCCCAAATTAGTCAATGGTTCTTAAGTGCAAAAGCACAATAGTTACCTTGTGACAACTGccatttcagtttttgtttgcaAAGACTGAAGTTTGTTCTGCCTGTAGAAACCactccaatttaaaaaaacccatagacaaaaaaaatctcacctcATATTCAACAATCATTTTCATGGGGAGATGTTTCCTTCCATATTCTTTTTCCACAAAAGGAAACTGAAAGCCTCTGTCTAGAAGTCTTTTTTTCTGCTCTTCTTGTGAAGCAGTTAGCCGTGGTCTCCCTCTAGGCTTTCCTGTGCTCTTATatctcttctctttctcttttggtTTCTCCTTACATCTTTGACGTGCTCGTCTCCTATATTTCCTCCTCAAGTGATAATCAAAACTGGATTTCAAATTGGGTGCAGATCTAGACAGCCCTGGGGATTTAGCCAACTTAAATGGTGATCCAGGATCTGGAGAAGAGTCAGTTGAAGTGTCTCTGTTCAATGTATTTGCTGGAGACTTTGCCAAGTGTCTTGCTGAACTTCGAGCTGAGGGTGTAATGTTACACTCAGGTTGGAACAAGCTGCCAGTCGAATCAGAAAGGTCACTATGATAAAACAAGAGTAAATTGTTAACTTTTTTTGAAGGCACAGTTGATGTTTCTGATAAATTACACTCTGATTATAAAGAATTCTCCCATTATCAAACAAAATTATCTTCTCTACCCTAGTAGCTTTGGAGTGATTAGGTATTCATGGTGATTACTATTAAAAAATTTGACTAAGTATGGCTCTTAGATATCACAGTAATGGATGCATTAGAAACCCTAATGCACTAGATCAGTAAACATGCATCTTAATTTCAGGTGAAGCCACAAGGGAGTTAAGTAGAAAACTGACTACAAGCTATGTAAGAttctttatggaaaaaaaattacctgAGTTCTATTCTCAAAAGGGTAGTAGGTAAAACTTCAAATAtttagaagctgggactggacaacaggataGTTCATTcaatagttgccctgttctgttcaatccctctgaagcatctggcactggccactgggctagatggaccattgttctgacccattATGGTCACTCTTATGTTCATATTCTTTGTATGAATACAGAGCCTTTCAGAGATTTCAAAGCTTTATTCATACAGCTTTATAGGTGTGAATTAAGCCTCCACGCCACTGCGAAGCAGGAAACTGTATTACAGATGGAAAAGCCTAAGTATTAAGGCACAGAGTGGGTTCACAACTTGGCTAtggtcacataggaaatctgaCAGAGACCCAAAAAACTTACTTTCCATACCCATGCTTTAACCGCAAGACTGCTATCCCTTCCTTGGAAAATCTGTTTAGTACCAGTTTGACTTCATATTGATTGGAAATCACATGGCAACTTGCTGTAACATGTCTGCTTGAAATGAAAGCCAATCTGTTTGGTCACTctagcagaggttctcaaatgtTGTCATAGTGAGTCtaagggggtgaagggggagcAGGTCCCCACCCCATGACCAGCTTCAGGGATCCCACATCACTTCCTCCCTAGCATGGGCAAACATGCTATTCCCAGTAGGCATCAAGAGCTCAGAGCCCACTTgtgacctgtgtgaaatgagttggtccCAATCTAGTTCCAAGGCccaggagaggtgggggaaaagAGTATGTCCCATGGAGAAAATTGTGTTCTTATTCTTTTTGTATATGAGACCTAGATACCACAATGGATGGAGATGTGAGGAGCTGACAGGTGTTTTACACAAGCAaagaaagtatgtgtgtgtgggggaaggtcACTTTATGCATGTGCATAGGGGCACTGttggggtgaggggcagcagTGCAGCTGAATGCCAAGCTGGAGGCAGTGTATGCTCCTTTCCCTGCCAGTGGACAGGCACCCTCCCACAGAGCACGT carries:
- the TAF1D gene encoding TATA box-binding protein-associated factor RNA polymerase I subunit D, whose protein sequence is MTDTDEAKTSAFDNFEDSQDLICMPQEQQSNVHKHVTARNSCLGSAQKDSICENSSQESYTSGRSSKCFTQLTTVPTNALLDDSDSETDLSDSTGSLFQPECNITPSARSSARHLAKSPANTLNRDTSTDSSPDPGSPFKLAKSPGLSRSAPNLKSSFDYHLRRKYRRRARQRCKEKPKEKEKRYKSTGKPRGRPRLTASQEEQKKRLLDRGFQFPFVEKEYGRKHLPMKMIVEYEQAALKGYFQYIKMLKYEEHLKKALKNLNASEDLENECMAMRKHKYLDDEGPISPIQETNEDDHNLDPDQEEFGATIVENSCFILSSKLPSKKKSKTKAKHANLIREDEEEEEYAADGPGPVHEILHGSEN